A genome region from Anopheles stephensi strain Indian chromosome 2, UCI_ANSTEP_V1.0, whole genome shotgun sequence includes the following:
- the LOC118503303 gene encoding innexin inx3 isoform X1, translated as MAVFGLVSAVAGFVKVRYLQDKAIIDNMVFRCHYRITSAILFACCIIVTANNLIGDPISCINDGAVPGHVINTYCWITYTFTLPGQHGRTMGTEVAHSGLGNDNQERTYHSYYQWVPFMLFFQGLLFYVPHWIWKNWEEGRMRMITEGMRGVSTASPAERKARHERLAQYLYDSANTHNTYSFGYFICEALNFINVVGNIFFVDKFLGGAFLTYGSDVLRFSNMNQENRSDPMIEIFPRVTKCTFHKYGASGSIQKHDALCVLALNILNEKIYIFLWFWFIILAVASGLAIIYSAAIVMMPTTREAVLRRRFRKADPVDVCNLIRRVQIGDFLMIHLLGQNLNVTSYGEMLHTFINMLDESRPISGDTPSAPSTLEMAPMYPAIEKYDKEKEVLHQDYEA; from the exons ATGGCTGTGTTTGGACTCGTCTCAGCTGTGGCTGGGTTCGTGAAGGTGCGCTACCTACAGGATAAGGCCATCATCGATAATATGGTGTTCCGGTGCCACTATCGCATTACCAGTGCGATCCTCTTTGCCTGCTGCATTATCGTCACAGCGAACAATTTGATCGGCGATCCGATATCCTGCATTAACGACGGAGCCGTACCCGGGCATGTGATTAACACCTATTGCTGGATTACGTACACGTTTACCCTGCCCGGTCAGCACGGACGCACGATGGGCACGGAAGTGGCCCATTCCGGACTGGGCAACGACAACCAGGAACGAACGTACCACAGCTACTACCAGTGGGTACCGTTCATGCTGTTCTTCCAGGGTCTTCTGTTCTATGTGCCGCACTGGATCTGGAAAAACTGGGAAGAGGGCCGCATGCGTATGATCACCGAAGGTATGCGAGGAGTTTCGACCGCCAGTCCGGCGGAGCGTAAGGCACGCCATGAACGTTTGGCTCAATACTTGTACGACAGtgccaacacacacaacacatacTCGTTTGGATATTTCATCTGTGAAGCGCTCAATTTTATCAATGTG GTGGGCAATATTTTCTTCGTCGATAAGTTTTTGGGCGGTGCTTTCTTGACCTACGGTTCCGATGTGCTAAGATTCTCGAATATGAACCAAGAAAATCGTTCTGATCCCATGATTGAG ATTTTCCCGCGAGTGACTAAGTGTACGTTCCACAAGTATGGTGCCTCGGGAAGCATCCAAAAGCACGACGCGCTCTGTGTGCTGGCGCTtaacattttgaatgaaaagATTTACATTTTCCTGTG GTTCTGGTTCATTATATTGGCGGTCGCTTCGGGTTTGGCTATCATCTACTCGGCCGCCATCGTCATGATGCCCACGACGCGAGAAGCCGTACTTAGACGTCGCTTCCGCAAGGCAGACCCGGTTGACGTTTGCAATCTTATTCGCCGCGTGCAGATCGGCGATTTTCTCATGATTCATCTGCTTGGCCAAAATCTCAACGTTACCTCGTACGGTGAGATGCTGCACACCTTTATCAACATGCTGGACGAAAGCCGACCAATCTCGGGCGATACACCTTCGGCCCCGTCGACGCTGGAAATGGCACCAATGTATCCGGCGATCGAGAAATACG ACAAGGAAAAGGAGGTATTGCATCAGGACTACGAAGCTTAA
- the LOC118503303 gene encoding innexin inx3 isoform X2 codes for MAVFGLVSAVAGFVKVRYLQDKAIIDNMVFRCHYRITSAILFACCIIVTANNLIGDPISCINDGAVPGHVINTYCWITYTFTLPGQHGRTMGTEVAHSGLGNDNQERTYHSYYQWVPFMLFFQGLLFYVPHWIWKNWEEGRMRMITEGMRGVSTASPAERKARHERLAQYLYDSANTHNTYSFGYFICEALNFINVVGNIFFVDKFLGGAFLTYGSDVLRFSNMNQENRSDPMIEIFPRVTKCTFHKYGASGSIQKHDALCVLALNILNEKIYIFLWFWFIILAVASGLAIIYSAAIVMMPTTREAVLRRRFRKADPVDVCNLIRRVQIGDFLMIHLLGQNLNVTSYGEMLHTFINMLDESRPISGDTPSAPSTLEMAPMYPAIEKYGKETET; via the exons ATGGCTGTGTTTGGACTCGTCTCAGCTGTGGCTGGGTTCGTGAAGGTGCGCTACCTACAGGATAAGGCCATCATCGATAATATGGTGTTCCGGTGCCACTATCGCATTACCAGTGCGATCCTCTTTGCCTGCTGCATTATCGTCACAGCGAACAATTTGATCGGCGATCCGATATCCTGCATTAACGACGGAGCCGTACCCGGGCATGTGATTAACACCTATTGCTGGATTACGTACACGTTTACCCTGCCCGGTCAGCACGGACGCACGATGGGCACGGAAGTGGCCCATTCCGGACTGGGCAACGACAACCAGGAACGAACGTACCACAGCTACTACCAGTGGGTACCGTTCATGCTGTTCTTCCAGGGTCTTCTGTTCTATGTGCCGCACTGGATCTGGAAAAACTGGGAAGAGGGCCGCATGCGTATGATCACCGAAGGTATGCGAGGAGTTTCGACCGCCAGTCCGGCGGAGCGTAAGGCACGCCATGAACGTTTGGCTCAATACTTGTACGACAGtgccaacacacacaacacatacTCGTTTGGATATTTCATCTGTGAAGCGCTCAATTTTATCAATGTG GTGGGCAATATTTTCTTCGTCGATAAGTTTTTGGGCGGTGCTTTCTTGACCTACGGTTCCGATGTGCTAAGATTCTCGAATATGAACCAAGAAAATCGTTCTGATCCCATGATTGAG ATTTTCCCGCGAGTGACTAAGTGTACGTTCCACAAGTATGGTGCCTCGGGAAGCATCCAAAAGCACGACGCGCTCTGTGTGCTGGCGCTtaacattttgaatgaaaagATTTACATTTTCCTGTG GTTCTGGTTCATTATATTGGCGGTCGCTTCGGGTTTGGCTATCATCTACTCGGCCGCCATCGTCATGATGCCCACGACGCGAGAAGCCGTACTTAGACGTCGCTTCCGCAAGGCAGACCCGGTTGACGTTTGCAATCTTATTCGCCGCGTGCAGATCGGCGATTTTCTCATGATTCATCTGCTTGGCCAAAATCTCAACGTTACCTCGTACGGTGAGATGCTGCACACCTTTATCAACATGCTGGACGAAAGCCGACCAATCTCGGGCGATACACCTTCGGCCCCGTCGACGCTGGAAATGGCACCAATGTATCCGGCGATCGAGAAATACGGTAAAGAAACTGAAACATAA